Within Candidatus Dojkabacteria bacterium, the genomic segment TAACAAAAGCTGACTCACGAGAGGCTGGAGCAGCGAGAAGGGTGCTCATTGCTGAGCTTCTGAATATTACTGATGAAATTGCACATCCTTTGACAGGCAAGCTTTCTCCTGGTACTCATGCAGCTGTGGCACGGAGGGAATTCATACTACAGGCAGCAATTGGCTTAGGGCTTCTCACAGAAAGGGAAGGGCAAGCATTAGTCAACCCGTATATATTGGATGACGAGGTGATTGATATTTATGAACCACATCGAGAGAAGTGGGATATGGAACGTTTTGTTAGGCGTAGCATGTACGAGCGTTCACAGTCACGGAAGGTTGGCCTGCTACTTTTCTATAAGCAACAATATATATCGACGCTGGAGGCATTTTTATGCCGTCAAGCAGCAATGTCTTGTGGGTACTTAATATGTGCAACTGTGAGCGATAGCTCACTTGGGAAGGTGTTGAGGATGCATCCAAAAACAACTGAGGAATACAGACTCGCAACGCTGAGCCAGATACCGTACACAGAAAATACGGTAATATCATTTGAAGGCAATATATTTGACGGGTCACTTCAAAGACAGATAATGGAGCTTGGAGTAGATCACCTTTTCTTGCCGACAGCAAATATAATGCAGGTAAGGGATTATTTTGCAGGATTCAGAGTGTCTGTTCGGCCAGGTGCTCCAACAGAAAATCCTGGTTATTTGGATCCTACAAATATTTTTGCTAGCTATTCTGGTGGATTACTCAAGAATTGGAGATTTAGACAGCTTCCTGAATCTACGACAAAACCGTTCAAAAAGGTTGGATAAGCTTACTCAATTTCATAACTCACCTTCGTACTCCCACCCTTACACTTCACCTTCGTCACCCTCAAACCCACAAGCTCACTAATATTCTTCACATGTGGCGCTCCACAAGGCATGAATAGATCATCCCAAACAGCCACAATCCTGATCGGCTTACCTTCTGGCAGAGCAGACGGAGTCACATAGCATAAATTTGGCAGCTCATTCGCATTCGCCATCCTGGTTTTAACCTCATAACCGCTTGCAATCATTTTATCAAGCTCCTCCTGTAGCTTCACCTTCACAGCCTCACGCTCTTCAGGCTCTATCGTCCCTTCGTACTCAACACTCGCACCCTCAGGAAAGTGAAACCCTTTGGTTGGCCTAAAGTGGGCATAACCCACGTTTCGCATTGCAATATCGATGAGATGTCCTGCGCTTTGCAGCTTGTTAATAATCAATCTGCGCTGCTCATCTACCAGCAGATTAACCTGCTCGCCCACAGTGAAGCTTCCGGAGCTGTATTTCCCGATATGGTGTACCAACCCATCTTTGAATCTCACCTCCTCTACATCGAATTTGCCATTGTCAGAGCTGATCCATCCCTGGTCATATGGTGAGCCGCCACCCTGAGGGTAGAATACTGTATGATCGAGGAAAAGTAGGTCTCTACCATCCTCACTCTTATCCATGCCAATAATCTTGGCCTTTTGCTGCAACAGATATGAATCTTCCATGTAGAGTAGGGTGGTTGGGGACATTATGGTAATTCTCTAGGTTATCTTGTGATTATATCACGGTCAGCTTCTTCCTTTGCTTTCAGCCGACTTAGTAATAATGTCGTCAGTGGCACCAGTAACAGCACTGCTGCTATACCAAGTGCACTCCACACAAAACGATTGCTATATTCATCCTGGAATGGCCCACTAATAAACAACACTGCCATATATACACCGCTCACAAGCAGATTCAGTCCAGACATCGCAGTTGCCCTATATTTAGACTCAAGCTCCTCGTTTACGTAGTTATCAAGTAGCGCCCTTTGCATCGCACTCGTGAGATTTAGACCAAAAATTAAGAAATACACCACCAATTTGCTCGCATAGTAGCCGGGAACGAGCGACACAATAAGTATTGCCGCCATCGATACATAGAGAAGTTTTTTGTTCATAATCTTGCTCTCATTTCGTGTCAAAAAGAGCACGACAAGTGTGCTAATCAAGTATAGCGAAGCAAAAACCCAGCTCTGCTCCTTTTCAGTGTATCCCGAATCTTTTGCAAATGTATTTACGAAATAGTCCTGGCAGACCCAGATTATTCCAACCACGACTGTGTAGTATGCTGTAAGGCTTTTCAAGTATGGAGTTCTCAGCAGATGTATGAATCCCTTTTTGGCTTGGCGGGTATAATTCTTTAATGTGAATTTGTAGCTCTCGACATCTGGCTCAATCAAGAAGACCGACACAATGGCCATAACCATGTAAGCCAAGCCCCGCAAGATGAATGGTAGTCCCTCAAAATATTGATACAAATAGCCTCCGCTAAGTACGGCAGCGACCATGAGGGCCCGCCTCACCAAAGAGCTTTTGGCCACAATGCCTGGGAACTTCTTCTCGTCTCCGCACTCTTTTAATGAATCATACAGCAGTGCCTTATCCGCACCAGATACGAATGCATTCCCGGCTGCCTCCCCAAGCCAGGCGACATAGAACATCCAAGGTGCAAAAGAGAACCCTAGAAAGATTCGGAAGACTCCTATTAGTACCTGTCCAATGATGATAGTTCTCTTCCTGCCGATGAGGTCGGCTAACGCACCAGTTGGCAGCTCAAGAATAAGCGTAACGAAGTATGAAAGTCCGGCAATAAAGGCAAGCTGAGAGTAATCGAGATACTGCTGGTGGAATGCAACCCATACTGGGATGGTGAAGAGGAGTCCGCTTAACGCGTTGCTGATGTAGTAGACGGTGACGTTTCGTTTTAATCCGGTTGTGTGGTCCATTTGTTGTATGGTCGGGATAGCGGAGTATAGCAATAAATGTGTCTTTGAAATAGTCGTTTCGAACAATTCGGGAAATTTGTTTTCTATTTTGAAGCGAAACTAGTAGGTGATATCTAGTTTCTTCTTCAACTCTCTAACCTTTCTCTGTTTTCTAACATTCTTTTGAACTACATATAGCGAAAAAACTATACCAAAAAGCCCTCCTAACAGTATCAAGATATCTTTAAGCTGGTTTGAAGTAACATAGGAGTTAACCAGGTAGATACCAATCATTACCGCTGTGTTTACCTGGATTGCTTCTGTAGCCAGGATGTTTTTGCTTCTTTGGAGAGTAGCTATCTGAATATTTATTTTTTCAAGCTCTTCTTGGCTCATAACAGATTGTACTATACTGGTGGCAATGTTAGAACTAATAGGTTTCAGACCCTACGGCTAAAGCAAGCTTCTCTTTCATATCGCCAAGATGCTCCGCTTCTAAGTGCCAGATGTCGTCTGTGAGAAATTTTAAGGGTGTAAGATCTCGTCCTTCCCAGATCGGTTTATCCCACAACTCCACGGGGAATGTGCGATAGGTTTGCAGTAGCTGTTTACTGAGCTGTACAAACTCATTGTAGACCTTATCCCAAGTCCAATCCTTGCGAGCGCTAATGCCTTCCAGGTTAAATTGGTCTATATCCGGATGCCAGAAAGGCTCGGTTCCGTCTTTTAGTGAGTCCAAGCATTCCAGATCATGCTCCATCCAGTGGTTGAGGTGCGAGACAATGTCTTTAAGACTCCATTTATCGAATATAAGGGTCTCTCGTTGTTCGCGGGGGAATTGGTCAATTACATCCAAAATTTGATCTCTTACGGCCTCAAATTTTTCGATGTTGTCTTGCATTCCGGTTCAATATTTATGAGGGTGTCATTGGCTCTGCGGGAAGGATTCGAACCTTCAACCCACTGGTTACACGTACTCCTCATATTTCTATGAGGCGTGGACTATCTCATCGCCATTGCTATTAGCATTAGGCGCAAGGCACTTCCCACACGTAGTAAAACTACGAGCAGTACGAGCATCGCTCTAGTCTCTGAACCTTCCCTTTCAGTTGCCTGAAGTTGGGCTAGGCTGCGGATTTCCATTACCTCTTATCATGTCTACCGTCGAGTAGACGAGGGTTAGGGTTCCCGCAATTCACCTTGTTATACATCTAGCGCTTTCGCGCTAAAGCTGCCGTAAACCTGCGTGGATTTCTCTCAAAACCCACACACGTGTTAATGAACAGCCAGTTGCTCTACCATTGAGCTACCGCAGAATAATGAACAGGACATTATACTTTCACAGGTTAAAATGTGCAACAAGCCCGCTAAAACAGCACTACCTTGGCACTCCATCTAAAATTTGGCGACCTTAATATGGGCTTTAAAGATCACCCTGTATAAAGTAAAATAGTTAAACCAATCTAATATATTTCTTACATCAGTAATGTTCAGAAAATACCTAGCCGCCCTTTTTGTGACAGCGTTTGTAGCACTATTTAGCGTTACTACTGTTTTCGCACAAGATACAGAAGAAACACTTGA encodes:
- a CDS encoding alanine--tRNA ligase-related protein, which codes for MSPTTLLYMEDSYLLQQKAKIIGMDKSEDGRDLLFLDHTVFYPQGGGSPYDQGWISSDNGKFDVEEVRFKDGLVHHIGKYSSGSFTVGEQVNLLVDEQRRLIINKLQSAGHLIDIAMRNVGYAHFRPTKGFHFPEGASVEYEGTIEPEEREAVKVKLQEELDKMIASGYEVKTRMANANELPNLCYVTPSALPEGKPIRIVAVWDDLFMPCGAPHVKNISELVGLRVTKVKCKGGSTKVSYEIE
- a CDS encoding MFS transporter, producing the protein MDHTTGLKRNVTVYYISNALSGLLFTIPVWVAFHQQYLDYSQLAFIAGLSYFVTLILELPTGALADLIGRKRTIIIGQVLIGVFRIFLGFSFAPWMFYVAWLGEAAGNAFVSGADKALLYDSLKECGDEKKFPGIVAKSSLVRRALMVAAVLSGGYLYQYFEGLPFILRGLAYMVMAIVSVFLIEPDVESYKFTLKNYTRQAKKGFIHLLRTPYLKSLTAYYTVVVGIIWVCQDYFVNTFAKDSGYTEKEQSWVFASLYLISTLVVLFLTRNESKIMNKKLLYVSMAAILIVSLVPGYYASKLVVYFLIFGLNLTSAMQRALLDNYVNEELESKYRATAMSGLNLLVSGVYMAVLFISGPFQDEYSNRFVWSALGIAAVLLLVPLTTLLLSRLKAKEEADRDIITR